The Synchiropus splendidus isolate RoL2022-P1 chromosome 8, RoL_Sspl_1.0, whole genome shotgun sequence genome has a window encoding:
- the LOC128763561 gene encoding P2Y purinoceptor 3 — MPRSIDSFPTETLVPGSVDLLTPGVHPTESHRAEALAPNISVSGLLRCTYKEDFKRILLPSVYTVVFLLGLSLNAVVILKIWRTRPNLSRNNIYMLNLAIADFLYVMSLPLLIYNYASHDYWPFGDFTCKLVRFQFYSNLHGSIFFLTCISLQRYLGICHPLAVWHKQGGRKMAWCICGAVWLVVILLCAPTFHFASTGIQRNRTVCYDLSPPKLSRSYYPYGMALTCLGFVLPFLGVMVCYIRMAQVLCRPEPHQSIRSTSGEKREKAVRMIIVVATVFCISFLPFHLTKTAYLLVRSLPGMSCETRNLFSIIYKSTRPFASMNSFLDPILFYFTQPRYRRSTRKFVQRVTMLRDKGTDV; from the exons ATGCCCCGTTCGATCGACTCCTTCCCGACGGAAACCCTGGTCCCTGGTTCTGTGGACTTGCTCACCCCCGGCGTCCACCCCACAGAGTCGCACCGAGCTGAGGCGCTCGCCCCCAACATCAGTGTGAGCGGCTTGCTCCGCTGCACCTACAAGGAGGACTTCAAGCGGATCCTCCTCCCTTCTGTGTACACCGTGGTCTTCCTGCTGGGCCTGTCTCTCAATGCAGTGGTCATCCTGAAGATATGGAGGACGCGGCCCAACCTGTCTCGCAACAATATCTACATGCTCAACTTGGCCATCGCCGACTTCCTCTATGTGATGTCACTGCCGCTGCTGATCTACAACTATGCTAGTCATGACTACTGGCCTTTTGGGGACTTCACCTGCAAACTGGTGCGGTTCCAGTTTTACAG CAACCTTCACGGCAGcatcttcttcctcacctgCATCAGCCTGCAGCGCTACCTTGGCATCTGTCACCCTCTGGCTGTGTGGCACAAACAAGGGGGTCGCAAAATGGCCTGGTGCATTTGCGGGGCAGTGTGGTTGGTGGTCATCCTCCTCTGCGCACCAACCTTTCACTTTGCCTCCACAGGGATCCAAAGGAACCGCACCGTGTGCTATGACTTGAGCCCCCCCAAGCTCTCCAGGAGCTACTATCCGTACGGCATGGCTCTGACCTGCCTCGGGTTCGTGCTGCCGTTTCTCGGGGTGATGGTGTGTTACATCCGCATGGCTCAGGTCCTCTGCCGCCCGGAGCCCCATCAGAGTATCAGGTCCACGTCCGGGGAGAAGCGGGAAAAGGCTGTGCGGATGATCATCGTCGTGGCGACGGTGTTCTGCATCAGCTTCCTGCCCTTCCACCTGACCAAGACCGCGTACCTGCTGGTCCGCTCGCTGCCCGGCATGTCCTGCGAGACCAGGAACCTGTTTTCAATCATCTACAAAAGTACCAGACCTTTCGCCAGCATGAACAGTTTTCTGGACCCAATTTTGTTCTACTTCACGCAGCCTCGGTACCGAAGGAGCACCAGGAAGTTTGTCCAAAGAGTCACCATGCTCAGAGACAAGGGAACGGATGTGTGA